In a single window of the Flavobacterium ammoniigenes genome:
- a CDS encoding glycosyltransferase family protein — MKIFYAIQATGNGHISRAMQLYPYLQKFGEVDFFMSGSNASLAIDLPVKFKSQGCSLFYSKCGGLDYWKIAKNIRPLQMLKEAKALPLKDYDVIINDFDSITSLACKLQKVHSVQLGHQASFVSKHTPRPDKKSIMGETILKHYASAPKNIGLHFEKYDSFIVPPIIKEEIQQANPKDLGHISVYLPSFDVSCLEKAFRSLPNQEFHWFLGDIKTKQKLGNITYYPVNQADFNESLINCHGIITGGGFETPAEALFLRKKILSIPIQNHYEQECNAAALKKMGVPVVYEVGDDFDTIIQNWLSTDTPMPLIQANDINTTLQYLFDTYKD; from the coding sequence ATGAAAATATTTTACGCTATTCAAGCTACCGGAAATGGACATATCAGTCGCGCGATGCAATTGTATCCGTATTTACAGAAATTTGGTGAAGTCGACTTCTTCATGAGTGGCAGTAATGCTAGTCTAGCGATTGACTTACCCGTAAAATTTAAAAGCCAAGGCTGCAGTTTATTTTATAGTAAATGTGGCGGATTGGATTATTGGAAAATTGCCAAAAATATTCGCCCTTTACAAATGCTTAAAGAAGCAAAAGCATTACCACTAAAAGATTACGATGTAATTATCAATGACTTTGATTCCATTACTTCTTTAGCATGTAAATTGCAAAAGGTGCATTCTGTACAATTGGGTCACCAAGCTAGTTTTGTATCAAAGCATACACCAAGACCTGACAAGAAAAGCATAATGGGAGAAACAATTTTAAAACATTATGCCTCAGCACCCAAAAATATTGGATTGCATTTTGAAAAATACGATTCGTTTATTGTGCCTCCTATTATTAAAGAGGAGATTCAGCAAGCTAATCCTAAAGATTTAGGTCATATTTCGGTCTATTTGCCTTCGTTTGACGTATCCTGTTTAGAAAAAGCGTTTCGTAGCTTACCCAATCAAGAATTTCATTGGTTTTTGGGCGACATAAAAACAAAACAAAAATTAGGGAACATCACCTATTATCCGGTAAATCAAGCTGATTTTAACGAAAGTCTAATCAATTGTCATGGAATAATTACTGGCGGTGGATTTGAAACTCCAGCAGAAGCTTTGTTCCTTAGAAAAAAAATACTAAGCATCCCGATTCAAAACCACTACGAACAAGAATGTAATGCTGCGGCATTGAAGAAAATGGGCGTACCTGTGGTTTATGAAGTCGGTGATGATTTTGATACCATCATCCAAAACTGGCTTTCAACAGATACTCCCATGCCTTTGATTCAAGCCAATGATATCAATACTACTTTACAGTATTTATTTGATACTTATAAAGACTAA
- a CDS encoding acyl transferase, with translation MISSHDIFTISNQKQFDKMALKVFRYQYENNGVYREFCDFLKTDVQKVKTIQLIPFLPIQFFKSHEVVSNSNPIQTTFTSSGTTGMVTSKHLVTDVSIYEESYRKAFSQFYGNIEDYVVVALLPSYLEREGSSLIHMVDDLIQLSNQADSGFYLHNYDELIEKLIQLDQSGQNVILIGVTYALLDLIEKHSFQLENTIIMETGGMKGKRKEMIREELHQELCNGFGVKSIHSEYGMTELLSQAYSLGDGIFECPSWMQISIRDTEDALSYIRDGKTGGINVIDLANINSCSFIATQDLGKKYSNGSFEVLGRFDHSDIRGCNLMVV, from the coding sequence TTGATTTCATCTCACGATATATTCACTATTAGTAATCAAAAGCAATTTGACAAAATGGCTTTGAAAGTTTTTCGTTACCAATACGAAAACAATGGGGTGTATCGCGAATTTTGCGATTTCTTAAAAACCGACGTGCAAAAAGTAAAAACCATCCAACTAATTCCTTTTTTGCCTATTCAGTTTTTTAAAAGTCACGAAGTAGTGTCAAATTCTAATCCTATCCAAACTACTTTCACAAGCAGCGGTACAACCGGAATGGTTACGAGCAAACATTTAGTTACTGATGTCAGTATTTATGAAGAAAGCTACCGTAAAGCATTTTCGCAATTTTATGGCAACATTGAAGATTATGTAGTAGTGGCTTTGCTTCCCTCCTATTTAGAGCGAGAAGGGTCGTCATTAATTCATATGGTGGATGATTTAATTCAACTATCCAATCAAGCTGATAGTGGATTTTATCTTCACAATTATGATGAATTAATTGAAAAATTAATTCAGTTAGACCAATCAGGTCAAAATGTAATTTTGATCGGCGTTACCTATGCTTTATTGGATTTAATAGAAAAACATTCTTTCCAGTTAGAAAACACTATTATTATGGAAACAGGTGGTATGAAAGGAAAACGCAAGGAAATGATTCGCGAAGAATTACACCAAGAACTTTGTAATGGCTTTGGAGTCAAGTCCATCCATTCGGAGTATGGAATGACAGAATTACTATCGCAAGCCTACTCTTTAGGTGACGGAATTTTTGAATGTCCATCATGGATGCAAATTAGTATTCGGGACACAGAAGATGCATTATCTTACATTAGAGATGGAAAAACAGGCGGAATCAATGTAATTGACTTGGCCAATATCAATTCGTGTTCGTTTATTGCTACTCAAGACTTGGGTAAAAAATACAGTAACGGGAGTTTTGAAGTGTTAGGTCGATTTGACCATTCCGATATTAGAGGATGTAATTTAATGGTAGTTTAA